The following nucleotide sequence is from Tardiphaga alba.
CTCGGTGATGGCGATGGTGTCCGGCGGATAGCTGAAGGCGATGAAGGTGTCGGGATTGAGCGCCTTCACCTCATTCACGATCGGGCCGAGATCCTGCGTGCCGACCGGATAGGTCTTGTCGTAAGCGAGCTTGAACTTGGCGGCAGCCAGCGCCGGGCGCGCCGCGGCCGAGAGATCGATGCCAAAGCCGTCGGCGATGCTGACCATGGCCACCGTGTCACCGATCTTGCCTTCGCCGCGCAGCTTCACCAGCAGTTCGACCAGCGTCTTCGAGGCATCGGCGCTGGTGCCGAGCAGCCAGAAACTGTTCGGCCAGCGTTTTGCGAGCTCCGGCGCGCGGTCGGTGACGGCGGTGGAAGCGAGATGCGGATAGCCAGCTTTGTTGAGGATCGGGCCGACCGCGAGATTGAGGCCGGTGCCCCAGGGCGGCAGGATGAAATCCACCTTGTCCTGGTTGATCAGGCGCTCCAGCGCCTTGGCCGCTTCCTCGGCGCTCGAACGGTCGTCATATTGCACGACCTCGATGGGCACGCGCTTGTCGCCGAGCTTGATGCCGCCGGCGGCGTTCACTTCCTTGACCCACAATTCGTAATTCGGGATCGACGTCACCGCCGCGCCGCCGGCGGCCGGGCCGGTGCGCGAGATCGCGTAGCCGATCTTGACCGAGGTCTGCGCCTGCGCCTCGCTCCAACTGATCGTCGCCGCCCCCGCCATCATGGCCAGACCGGCAGCCAGTCCCACTGCACGCTGTTTGGTTGCTGAACCCATGTCATCCTCCCCTGTGAGTTGTGACGACGCCTTGACGACGCTCGATGGCGGAACACTAGTTGAGCACTGGGGCGCGTGAATTGGACGCATCCGGGGAAAGATTGCACCAGGCCGTGTAACGATCTTTAATCCGCGCGACGGATTGTCCCATCAAGAGATCGGCCCAATGTTCGCTGACGCCATCGACCTCGCCGGAAAATCCGCTGCGCTGCATGTCGAACGTTTCACGTCCGGGCTTGCGGCGCGCAGCTGGTCGCTCCGCCAGACGCAGCATCGGCGCGCGCATCTCCTGGTGATGGAAAGCCGCCGCGGCACCGCGACCATGCGCGATTCCACCATCGCATTCGGCGCGCCGGCGCTACTCTGGTTGCCCTGCGGCTATGAAGGCACCTTGCAGGTGGAAGCCGGCGCGCAGGGTTATCTGCTCACGGTGACCGACGATCTCCTGACACAAACCATCGCCGGCTCTGCCGAGGCGCTACATCTGCGCCGCACGGTGGATCGCCTGGTGCTGCTGGAGGACGCCAAAGCCTCGCAGGGCTTTGCCGCCATGTCAGCCGCCAGCACCATGCTCACCCATGAGCTGGCAATGCCGGGCCGTGGCAGCGCCACGCTGCTGTCCGCGCATCTGCTGCTGCTCTGCCTGCATCTGTGGCGCGCTGTCATCGCCGAGGAGCCGGTGGACGACGTCTCCCGCCGCGGCGACGGTCCGCGGCTGGTCGGCAATTTCCTGCAGATGGTCGAACTACATTATCGCGACGGCTGGCCGATCGCCCGCTATGCCGCAGCCCTCGGCGTCACCGACGACCGGCTGCATGCTCATTGCAAGCGCGAGCGCGGCATCAGCCCGCGCGCCGTGGTGCATCAGCGCCTGATCCATGAAGCCTGCGCGCGGCTGCGCCAACTCGATCTCCCCGTGGAGCAGATCGCCTATGGCCTCGGTTTTCACGACCCCGGCTATTTCAACCGCTTCTTCCGCAAGTATCAGAACGAATCGCCCGGGACATATCGGCGCCGGGCGCGGCTCAGCCCGGGCCGCCATGGGCCGTCCTATGCCGCCTGGCCTTGATGCAATCCTTAACCGCGCATTAACCATGCAGGTCCAGCCTTCAGGAGGTGCGACGGAACCGGACGTCTTGGGGACCGGCAGTCGCATCGAGAGGCCGTCCGGCGTAACGCCCGGACGGCTTTTTGCTACACAGCCTTCGCCGCCGCGCGCCCCGCCGTCCGGCCCGAAAAAAGGCAGCCGCCAAGAAACGTCCCTTCCAGCGAGCGATAGCCATGCATGCCGCCGCCGCCGAAACCCGCGGCTTCGCCGACGGCGTAGAGGCCGGGGATGATCTGATGGCCCGCACCGAACACGCGGGCATCGAGATCGGTCTCGAAACCACCCAATGTCTTACGCGTCAGGATGTTCAGCCGCACGGCGATCAACGGGCCCTTCTCGGCATCGAGAATGCGATGCGGCTTCGCCGTGCGGATCAGTTTGTCACCGATATATTTTCGCGCATTGTGCAGGTTCATCACCTGCGCGTCCTTCACGAACGGATTGGCGATGGCCCGGTCACGCGCCTCGATCTGTTCCCTGATGCGATCGAGCTTCAGCAAGCCATCGCCAGTGAGCTCGTTCATCGCCTTCACGAGATCATCCAGATTGTCGCGGACGATGAAGTCGATGCCGTGGTCCTTGAACGCCTCCACCGGCGCTGGTGCGCCTTTGTTGGTGGCACGGCGCGCGGTCATCATCCAGCTTTTGCCGGTGAGATCCGGATTCTGCTCCGATCCCGACAGCGCAAACTCCTTTTTGATGATCGCCTGGGTCAACACGAACCAGGAATAGTCGTAGCCCGTCGATTGGATGTATTGCAGCTGCCCGAGCGTGTCCGATCCAGGAAACAGCGGCGCCGGCAATCGCTCGCCCGTCGCATCGAACCACATTGATGACGGCCCCGGCAGAATGCGGATGCCGTGTTTCGGCCAGATCGGATTCCAGTTCTCGATGCCTTCCACATAGTGCCACATGCGATCGCGATTGATCAGCCGCGCGCCGGCGGCCTCGGTGATACCGATCATGCGGCCGTCCACATGCGCGGGAACACCGGAGATCATGCGTTTGGGTGGCGCGCGCAGACGCTGTGGCCAGTTCTGCCGCACCAGGTCGTGATTGCCGCCGATGCCGCCGGAGGCAACGATCACCGCCTGCGCCTGCAACGCGAATTCTCCGACCACGTTGCGCGATGAGCTTTCGCCACGCTCGTTATTCGCGGGCTCGAGAACGGCGCCACTGACACCGTCGACCGTTCCATTCGTCATAGCGAGCGCATCGACGCGATGGCGGAACTTGAAGGTGAGCAGGCCCTTTTTCATGGCGTCGCGGGCGCGGCGCTCGAACGGTTCGACGATGCCGGGGCCGGTGCCCCATGTGACATGGAAGCGCGGCACCGAATTGCCGTGGCCCATCGCGTCATAGCCGCCGCGCTCGGCCCAGCCGACGATGGGGAAGGAGCGATGTCCCATCGCGCGCAACCAGTCGCGCTTTTCGCCGGCGGCGAAAGCGAGGTAGGCTTCCGCCCAGCGCCTCGGCCAGTGATCTTCCTCGCGGTCGAAACCGGCCGAGCCCATCCAGTCCTGGTGCGCGAGGTCGTAGCTGTCTTTGATGCCGAGCCGGCGTTGTTCGGGCGAGTCGATGAAGAAGAGACCGCCGAACGACCAGAAGGCCTGCCCGCCGAGATTCTGTTCGCCTTCCTGATCGATCACGATCACGCGCTTGCCGGCATCCGCGATCTCGGTCGCGGCGACGAGACCCGCAAGCCCCGCACCGACGACGATGACATCCGCATCGGCAGCCATGATTTCTCTCCCCAACATTTTGTTAAGAGAGATTGAAGTCGTCACCGGAACTTTGGTCAACGGAAAATGCGGAACATCGCGGCTGTTGTTCCAGATTGATACCTGCGTTCCCGTCACTGCATCCCGCGCGCAACACTCGATTTGAATCGACTTGCCGTCATCACGTGTCGCTGGACAAAAAGTCGTTTCGACAACACGCTGATCAGGTCCCGCATCACCGGGACAGACAGATTCGGGATCGACAGGTTTTGGGGCTGAGCATGAAATTCGTGACGGGCTTGCTGGCGGCGGTTCTGTTGGTGGCAGGCTTTCTGGTCGCAAGCGTCGGTGCAAGCCACGCCGTGGTCCGCATCGCCGATGACCGCGGCGGCCGGATCGGAACCTATGTCGATAAATATCAGGGCCTGCGCTCCTCGGGCGAAACCGTTGTCATCGACGGCCTCTGCGCCTCGGCCTGCACTATCGTGCTCGGCGCCGTTCCGCATGACCGCATCTGCGTGACCCGAATGCCACGCTCGGTTTCCATGCCGCATGGGATCCGGGCGCCAACGGTCGCGCCGTCACCAACCGTGAAGCGACCCGGATGCTGTATTCGATGTATCCGTCGAATATCCGCCGCTGGATCGCCAAGCGCGGCGGCCTCAAGCCGCAGATGGTGTTCCTCCGCGGCCCGCAGCTCGCGAGCATGTACAAGCCCTGCTACATGGACGCCCGCGCCTCGATGCGGTGATTTCCGCTCTCCATCACTTGATCGATGCGACCCTGCCGACGCTTGCCCAGGCTCGCAACTCGGCCTATCTGGAACCTGTATGCAGGCGTCCCGCGGGATGCCTGTCGATTGAGGTTCGTCAATGCAGCCGGTATCCGCTCCTGACCACGTGGCATCGCAGCCGTCGCGCGCGGCGACGCTGATCGTGGGCGCCGCAGCCGCCTTTACCGGCCTGCTCGTCGTCAGTGCCATCGGCCTGTGGGCCTATTACGGCACCACCGTCTTTTTCGAGATGGTGAAGAGCGGCATCGCCGCCTGCATGTGAGTTCGGGAAACATTCCAGGAAATATTCAATGAGTAGCTCCACCCGTCCGCTGGTCATCATCGCGGCTTTTGCCGGCAGCCTCGCCGCAGGGTTGCTGCTCGTGCTGTGGCTCTCCGGCGGGTTCAGCGGCTTCAAGGGCGTTGCGGCGCCGGCTGCTATCGGTGGCCAGTTCCAGCTCACCGATCAATCCGGCCAGAAGGTCACCGAGCAGAGCCTGAAGGGCAAGCCGTCGCTGGTCTTCTTCGGCTTCACGCATTGCCCGGATATTTGCCCGACCGCACTGTTTGAGATGTCCGAAGTGCTGCGCACGCTGGGCCCAGATGCCGGCAAGCTGAACACCTATTTCGTTTCGGTCGATCCCGAGCGCGACACCGCGGCGATCATGAAAGATTATCTCTCCTCTTTCGATCCGCATCTGAAAGGCCTGACCGGAACGCCCGAGGAAGTCGCCAAGATCATCACCGGCTATCGCGTTTATGCGAAGAAGGTCCCGACCAAGGACGGCGACTACACGATGGATCATACCGCGCTGATCTATCTGATGGACAAGGACGGCAATTTCGTCGCGCCGTTCAACCTGAAGCGCTCGCCGGAAGATGCCGCGAAAGACTTGAAGCGGTATCTCTAAGCCGATCGCATCGCTTTGGAGCGTGGCGATACCGCATGCTGGGTCTTTTCCCAGCGATGCGGCTCGCGCAGCAACTGCCACAACGCCCGCCACGCGGCGATGGACAGCAAGCCCCAATAGACCGGCGCCAGCAGCAGGATCCAGGCCTGGCGGAGCTGTCTCCGCTTGCGGAGGCCCAGCAGCCCGACAGTGACGGTGGAGATATAGCCGGCGCAGATCGCTGTCAGGTGCAGTAAAATCAGCGGGTTCGTCGCAAGGCCGATTGGATCTCCG
It contains:
- a CDS encoding amino acid ABC transporter substrate-binding protein: MGSATKQRAVGLAAGLAMMAGAATISWSEAQAQTSVKIGYAISRTGPAAGGAAVTSIPNYELWVKEVNAAGGIKLGDKRVPIEVVQYDDRSSAEEAAKALERLINQDKVDFILPPWGTGLNLAVGPILNKAGYPHLASTAVTDRAPELAKRWPNSFWLLGTSADASKTLVELLVKLRGEGKIGDTVAMVSIADGFGIDLSAAARPALAAAKFKLAYDKTYPVGTQDLGPIVNEVKALNPDTFIAFSYPPDTIAITEQARISGFNPKVYYTGVGTAFPLFKGKFGANAEGVMGIGGWSGDSPAIKDYLARHKASAANGAEPDRWASAVTFASLQMLQQAIERVGKVDRAAVIKDLQTGSFDTVIGKVKFENNMPTNYWWVGQWQGGEFYGVAPSGNAGARQPILPKPAWKAQ
- a CDS encoding AraC family transcriptional regulator, translated to MFADAIDLAGKSAALHVERFTSGLAARSWSLRQTQHRRAHLLVMESRRGTATMRDSTIAFGAPALLWLPCGYEGTLQVEAGAQGYLLTVTDDLLTQTIAGSAEALHLRRTVDRLVLLEDAKASQGFAAMSAASTMLTHELAMPGRGSATLLSAHLLLLCLHLWRAVIAEEPVDDVSRRGDGPRLVGNFLQMVELHYRDGWPIARYAAALGVTDDRLHAHCKRERGISPRAVVHQRLIHEACARLRQLDLPVEQIAYGLGFHDPGYFNRFFRKYQNESPGTYRRRARLSPGRHGPSYAAWP
- a CDS encoding FAD-binding dehydrogenase, with the protein product MAADADVIVVGAGLAGLVAATEIADAGKRVIVIDQEGEQNLGGQAFWSFGGLFFIDSPEQRRLGIKDSYDLAHQDWMGSAGFDREEDHWPRRWAEAYLAFAAGEKRDWLRAMGHRSFPIVGWAERGGYDAMGHGNSVPRFHVTWGTGPGIVEPFERRARDAMKKGLLTFKFRHRVDALAMTNGTVDGVSGAVLEPANNERGESSSRNVVGEFALQAQAVIVASGGIGGNHDLVRQNWPQRLRAPPKRMISGVPAHVDGRMIGITEAAGARLINRDRMWHYVEGIENWNPIWPKHGIRILPGPSSMWFDATGERLPAPLFPGSDTLGQLQYIQSTGYDYSWFVLTQAIIKKEFALSGSEQNPDLTGKSWMMTARRATNKGAPAPVEAFKDHGIDFIVRDNLDDLVKAMNELTGDGLLKLDRIREQIEARDRAIANPFVKDAQVMNLHNARKYIGDKLIRTAKPHRILDAEKGPLIAVRLNILTRKTLGGFETDLDARVFGAGHQIIPGLYAVGEAAGFGGGGMHGYRSLEGTFLGGCLFSGRTAGRAAAKAV
- a CDS encoding SCO family protein, which encodes MSSSTRPLVIIAAFAGSLAAGLLLVLWLSGGFSGFKGVAAPAAIGGQFQLTDQSGQKVTEQSLKGKPSLVFFGFTHCPDICPTALFEMSEVLRTLGPDAGKLNTYFVSVDPERDTAAIMKDYLSSFDPHLKGLTGTPEEVAKIITGYRVYAKKVPTKDGDYTMDHTALIYLMDKDGNFVAPFNLKRSPEDAAKDLKRYL